The window TGCACGTGGGCCCCGGTACCTTCCGGCCGGTGAAGGGGGACCCGGAGAAGCACGAGATGCACCCCGAGCCCTTTGAGGTGCCACAGGAGACCGCCCGCGCCATCAACCGGGCCAAGGAGGAGGGAAGGCGGGTGGTGGCGGTGGGCACCACCGTGGTCCGCGCCCTGGAAAGCGCTTTTCGGGAGGGGGTGGGCGTGGTGCCGGGGGCGGGGGAGACCCGGCTTTTCATCCGCCCGCCCTACACCTTTCGGGCCATTGACGCCCTTTTCACCAACTTCCACCTGCCCCGTTCCACCCTGCTTATGTTGGTGGCAGCCTTTTTGGGCTACGAGAAGACCATGGAGGCCTACCGGCTGGCTGTGGCCAAGGGGTACCGGTTTTACTCCCTAGGGGATGCCATGCTCATCCTCTAAGCAACCCGCTCACCCAGTTCCTGGCCTCCCCTGGCCCTAGGAGGCGGGGGTTGCGGCTTGGGTGGAACCAGGCGAGGAGCCCTTGGACCTCCCCCGGGCCGGGTTTTTGCCCTTCGGCCTCAAGGAGAAGTTTGTGATCCCCATCCGCCAGCCACACCATCCCCACCACCTCGCCCTCCACCTGGGTTCCCGGGGGAAGGGGCGGGCCCAAGTAGACGGCATCCAGCTCCTCCCCATCGGCGGGGTTGATGAGGCCAGGGATAAGGCCGTAGTTCACGGGGGCCGGCTGGTCCACGGCCACCAGGGCTAGGCGCCCCTCCTTCCAGGCGTAGCGGAAGGGGCTTCCCTTGCTCC is drawn from Thermus neutrinimicus and contains these coding sequences:
- a CDS encoding inorganic diphosphatase; the protein is MRLSMVVEWSKGSPFRYAWKEGRLALVAVDQPAPVNYGLIPGLINPADGEELDAVYLGPPLPPGTQVEGEVVGMVWLADGDHKLLLEAEGQKPGPGEVQGLLAWFHPSRNPRLLGPGEARNWVSGLLRG